The proteins below are encoded in one region of Diceros bicornis minor isolate mBicDic1 chromosome 14, mDicBic1.mat.cur, whole genome shotgun sequence:
- the FBXO9 gene encoding F-box only protein 9 isoform X2 — MAQLQMFRAQWMFELAPGVGSSNSETRPCRPARGSLLKAADTRGKQELAKEEKARELFLKAVEEEQNGALYEAIKFYRRAMQLVPDIEFKITYTRSPDGDGVGNSYIEDSDDDSKMADLLSYFQQQLTFQESVLKLCQPELESSQTHISVLPMEVLMYIFRWVVSSDLDLRSLEQLSQVCRGFYICARDPEIWRLACLKVWGRSCIKLVPYTSWREMFLERPRVRFDGVYISKTTYIRQGEQSLDGFYRAWHQVEYYRYIRFFPDGHVMMLTTPEEPQSIVPRLRTRNTRTEAILLGHYRLSQDTDNQTKVFAVITKKKEEKPLDYKYRYFRRVPVQEAEQSFHVGLQLCSSGHQRFNKLIWIHHSCHIAYKSTGETAVTAFEIDKMYTPLFFARVRSYTAFSERPL; from the exons ATG GCCCAACTCCAGATGTTCCGAGCTCAGTGGATGTTTGAACTTGCCCCGGGCGTAGGCTCCAGCAATTCAGAAACTCGACCTTGCAGACCAGCAAGAGGCTCTTTACTGAAAGCAGCGGACACCAGAGGAAAGCAAGAActggcaaaagaagaaaa ggcTCGAGAACTCTTCCTAAAAGCAGTAGAAGAAGAACAAAATGGAGCTCTCTATGAAG ccATCAAGTTTTATCGTAGGGCCATGCAACTGGTACCTGATATAGAGTTCAAGATTACTTATACCCGGTCTCCAGATGGTGATGGCGTTGGAAACAGCTA CATTGAAGACAGTGATGATGACAGCAAGATGGCAGATCTCTTGTCCTACTTCCAGCAGCAGCTCACGTTTCAGGAGTCTGTGCTCAAACTGTGTCAGCCTGAACTCGAGAGCAGTCAGACGCACATATCAG TGCTGCCGATGGAGGTCCTGATGTACATCTTCCGATGGGTGGTGTCCAGTGACTTGGACCTCAGGTCATTAGAGCAGTTGTCACAGGTGTGCAGAGGATTCTATATCTGTGCTAG AGACCCTGAAATATGGCGTTTGGCCTGCTTGAAAGTTTGGGGTAGAAGCTGTATTAAACTTGTTCCATACACATCCTGGAGAGAGATGTTTTTAGAAAGGCCCCGTGTTCGGTTTGATG gAGTGTATATCAGTAAAACCACATATATTCGCCAAGGGGAACAGTCTCTTGATGGTTTCTATAGAGCCTGGCACCAAGTGGAATATTACAG GTACATACGGTTCTTTCCTGATGGCCACGTGATGATGCTGACTACCCCCGAGGAGCCGCAGTCCATCGTTCCTCGTTTGAGAACGAGGAACACTag aaCTGAGGCAATTCTACTGGGTCATTATCGCTTGTCACAAGATACAGACAATCAGACCAAAGTATTTGCTGtgataactaagaaaaaagaagaa AAACCACTTGACTATAAATACAGATACTTTCGTCGTGTCCCTGTACAAGAAGCAGAACAGAGTTTTCACGTGGGGCTACAGCTGTGTTCCAGTGGCCACCAGAGGTTCAACAAACTCATCTGGATTCATCATTCTTGTCACATTGCTTACAA ATCAACTGGTGAGACCGCAGTCACTGCTTTTGAGATTGACAAGATGTACACCCCCTTGTTCTTCGCTCGAGTGAGGAGCTACACTGCTTTCTCCGAGAGGCCTCTGTGA
- the FBXO9 gene encoding F-box only protein 9 isoform X3 yields MAEAEEDGHSDTVRAGDEENESPAEADLQAQLQMFRAQWMFELAPGVGSSNSETRPCRPARGSLLKAADTRGKQELAKEEKARELFLKAVEEEQNGALYEAIKFYRRAMQLVPDIEFKITYTRSPDGDGVGNSYIEDSDDDSKMADLLSYFQQQLTFQESVLKLCQPELESSQTHISVLPMEVLMYIFRWVVSSDLDLRSLEQLSQVCRGFYICARDPEIWRLACLKVWGRSCIKLVPYTSWREMFLERPRVRFDGVYISKTTYIRQGEQSLDGFYRAWHQVEYYRYIRFFPDGHVMMLTTPEEPQSIVPRLRTRNTRNHLTINTDTFVVSLYKKQNRVFTWGYSCVPVATRGSTNSSGFIILVTLLTNQLVRPQSLLLRLTRCTPPCSSLE; encoded by the exons ATG GCAGAAGCTGAGGAAGATGGTCATTCTGATACTGTCAGAGCaggagatgaggaaaatgaaagcCCTGCTGAAGCCGATCTGCAG GCCCAACTCCAGATGTTCCGAGCTCAGTGGATGTTTGAACTTGCCCCGGGCGTAGGCTCCAGCAATTCAGAAACTCGACCTTGCAGACCAGCAAGAGGCTCTTTACTGAAAGCAGCGGACACCAGAGGAAAGCAAGAActggcaaaagaagaaaa ggcTCGAGAACTCTTCCTAAAAGCAGTAGAAGAAGAACAAAATGGAGCTCTCTATGAAG ccATCAAGTTTTATCGTAGGGCCATGCAACTGGTACCTGATATAGAGTTCAAGATTACTTATACCCGGTCTCCAGATGGTGATGGCGTTGGAAACAGCTA CATTGAAGACAGTGATGATGACAGCAAGATGGCAGATCTCTTGTCCTACTTCCAGCAGCAGCTCACGTTTCAGGAGTCTGTGCTCAAACTGTGTCAGCCTGAACTCGAGAGCAGTCAGACGCACATATCAG TGCTGCCGATGGAGGTCCTGATGTACATCTTCCGATGGGTGGTGTCCAGTGACTTGGACCTCAGGTCATTAGAGCAGTTGTCACAGGTGTGCAGAGGATTCTATATCTGTGCTAG AGACCCTGAAATATGGCGTTTGGCCTGCTTGAAAGTTTGGGGTAGAAGCTGTATTAAACTTGTTCCATACACATCCTGGAGAGAGATGTTTTTAGAAAGGCCCCGTGTTCGGTTTGATG gAGTGTATATCAGTAAAACCACATATATTCGCCAAGGGGAACAGTCTCTTGATGGTTTCTATAGAGCCTGGCACCAAGTGGAATATTACAG GTACATACGGTTCTTTCCTGATGGCCACGTGATGATGCTGACTACCCCCGAGGAGCCGCAGTCCATCGTTCCTCGTTTGAGAACGAGGAACACTag AAACCACTTGACTATAAATACAGATACTTTCGTCGTGTCCCTGTACAAGAAGCAGAACAGAGTTTTCACGTGGGGCTACAGCTGTGTTCCAGTGGCCACCAGAGGTTCAACAAACTCATCTGGATTCATCATTCTTGTCACATTGCTTACAA ATCAACTGGTGAGACCGCAGTCACTGCTTTTGAGATTGACAAGATGTACACCCCCTTGTTCTTCGCTCGAGTGA
- the FBXO9 gene encoding F-box only protein 9 isoform X1 translates to MAEAEEDGHSDTVRAGDEENESPAEADLQAQLQMFRAQWMFELAPGVGSSNSETRPCRPARGSLLKAADTRGKQELAKEEKARELFLKAVEEEQNGALYEAIKFYRRAMQLVPDIEFKITYTRSPDGDGVGNSYIEDSDDDSKMADLLSYFQQQLTFQESVLKLCQPELESSQTHISVLPMEVLMYIFRWVVSSDLDLRSLEQLSQVCRGFYICARDPEIWRLACLKVWGRSCIKLVPYTSWREMFLERPRVRFDGVYISKTTYIRQGEQSLDGFYRAWHQVEYYRYIRFFPDGHVMMLTTPEEPQSIVPRLRTRNTRTEAILLGHYRLSQDTDNQTKVFAVITKKKEEKPLDYKYRYFRRVPVQEAEQSFHVGLQLCSSGHQRFNKLIWIHHSCHIAYKSTGETAVTAFEIDKMYTPLFFARVRSYTAFSERPL, encoded by the exons ATG GCAGAAGCTGAGGAAGATGGTCATTCTGATACTGTCAGAGCaggagatgaggaaaatgaaagcCCTGCTGAAGCCGATCTGCAG GCCCAACTCCAGATGTTCCGAGCTCAGTGGATGTTTGAACTTGCCCCGGGCGTAGGCTCCAGCAATTCAGAAACTCGACCTTGCAGACCAGCAAGAGGCTCTTTACTGAAAGCAGCGGACACCAGAGGAAAGCAAGAActggcaaaagaagaaaa ggcTCGAGAACTCTTCCTAAAAGCAGTAGAAGAAGAACAAAATGGAGCTCTCTATGAAG ccATCAAGTTTTATCGTAGGGCCATGCAACTGGTACCTGATATAGAGTTCAAGATTACTTATACCCGGTCTCCAGATGGTGATGGCGTTGGAAACAGCTA CATTGAAGACAGTGATGATGACAGCAAGATGGCAGATCTCTTGTCCTACTTCCAGCAGCAGCTCACGTTTCAGGAGTCTGTGCTCAAACTGTGTCAGCCTGAACTCGAGAGCAGTCAGACGCACATATCAG TGCTGCCGATGGAGGTCCTGATGTACATCTTCCGATGGGTGGTGTCCAGTGACTTGGACCTCAGGTCATTAGAGCAGTTGTCACAGGTGTGCAGAGGATTCTATATCTGTGCTAG AGACCCTGAAATATGGCGTTTGGCCTGCTTGAAAGTTTGGGGTAGAAGCTGTATTAAACTTGTTCCATACACATCCTGGAGAGAGATGTTTTTAGAAAGGCCCCGTGTTCGGTTTGATG gAGTGTATATCAGTAAAACCACATATATTCGCCAAGGGGAACAGTCTCTTGATGGTTTCTATAGAGCCTGGCACCAAGTGGAATATTACAG GTACATACGGTTCTTTCCTGATGGCCACGTGATGATGCTGACTACCCCCGAGGAGCCGCAGTCCATCGTTCCTCGTTTGAGAACGAGGAACACTag aaCTGAGGCAATTCTACTGGGTCATTATCGCTTGTCACAAGATACAGACAATCAGACCAAAGTATTTGCTGtgataactaagaaaaaagaagaa AAACCACTTGACTATAAATACAGATACTTTCGTCGTGTCCCTGTACAAGAAGCAGAACAGAGTTTTCACGTGGGGCTACAGCTGTGTTCCAGTGGCCACCAGAGGTTCAACAAACTCATCTGGATTCATCATTCTTGTCACATTGCTTACAA ATCAACTGGTGAGACCGCAGTCACTGCTTTTGAGATTGACAAGATGTACACCCCCTTGTTCTTCGCTCGAGTGAGGAGCTACACTGCTTTCTCCGAGAGGCCTCTGTGA